In a single window of the Prinia subflava isolate CZ2003 ecotype Zambia chromosome 3, Cam_Psub_1.2, whole genome shotgun sequence genome:
- the INTS6 gene encoding integrator complex subunit 6 isoform X3 — MSHFSNNTACPKVLEGAQLFQNSFFPGRNPFFLEPAIIITVTDGSKLTTTSGIQEELHLPLNSPLPGSELTKEPFRWDQRLFALVLRLPGITAPESEQMTGVPVDDSAITPMCEVTGGRSYCVCSPRMLNQCLESLVQKVQSGVVINFEKAGPDPSPIDDGQVEISRPFGPQPWHSCHKLIYVRPNPKTGVPIGHWPVPESFWPDQNSPTLPPRTSHPVVKFSCTDCEPMVIDKLPFDKYELEPSPLTQFILERKSPQTCWQVYVSNSAKYSELGHPFGYLKASTALNCVNLFVMPYNYPVLLPLLDDLFKVHKAKPTLKWRQSFESYLKTMPPYYLGPLKKAVRMMGAPNLIADNVEYGLSYSVISYLKKLSQQAKIESDRVIGSVGKKVAQETGIKVRSRSHNLSMAHRNDFQHLLQGITGEIPHRPLDLNMKEYAGFQIALLNKDLKPQTFRNAYDIPRRNLLDQLTRMRSNLLKSTRKFLKGQDEDQVHSVPIAQMGNYQEYLKQIPSPLRELDPDQPRRLHTFGNPFKLDKKGMMIDEADEFVSGPQNKHKRPGEPNMQGIPKRRRCMSPLLRGRPQTPPVVNNHIGGKGPPTPIAQAQPDLVKPIAVHKASETNNEVGVNDVVENHVTDPLSSDVFPNAVDSEFSLSSSPFNSLDRPTAHTEDVGHEHLGNNLNVDGFLENHEESGSKEQSTEGNLTMSSPSKGKKPVHCRSSREINIELRAQIMKEIRKPGRKYERIFFLLKHVQGSLQTRLIFLQNVIKEASRFKKRMLIEQLESFLEEIHRRSNQVNHINSS; from the exons CTCCATTTACCTCTCAATTCCCCTTTACCTGGAAGTGAGTTGACTAAGGAACCCTTTCGATGGGATCAGAGGTTATTTGCTTTAGTTCTTCGTTTGCCTGGTATTACAGCACCAGAATCAGAGCAGATGACAGGGGTACCTGTGGATGACTCTGCTATCACACCTATGTGTGAAGTCACAGGAG GTCGATCGTATTGTGTGTGTTCCCCAAGAATGCTGAATCAATGTCTTGAGTCATTGGTGCAAAAAGTGCAAAGTGGAGTGGTAATAAACTTTGAAAAAGCTGGACCAGATCCCTCACCAATTGATG aTGGGCAGGTGGAGATATCCAGACCCTTTGGACCGCAACCTTGGCACAGCTGTCACAAACTTATCTATGTCAGACCAAACCCTAAAACAGGGGTTCCTATAGGTCATTGGCCTGTTCCTGAATCCTTTTGGCCAGATCAAAATTCTCCAACACTG CCACCTCGCACATCTCATCCTGTGGTGAAATTTTCCTGTACTGACTGTGAACCGATGGTCATTGACAAACTGCCTTTTGATAAATATGAATTAGAACCTTCACCACTGACCCAGTTTATCCTGGAAAGAAAATCCCCTCAGACCTGCTGGCAG GTGTATGTGAGCAATAGTGCAAAATACAGTGAACTTGGTCATCCTTTTGGTTACTTGAAAGCTAGTACAGCGCTGAATTGTGTGAATTTATTTGTGATGCCTTACAATTACCCGGTCCTGCTTCCACTGTTAG ATGACTTGTTTAAAGTACACAAGGCAAAGCCTACGTTGAAATGGCGTCAGTCATTTGAAAGCTATTTGAAGACAATGCCTCCTTATTATCTTGGG CCTTTGAAGAAAGCTGTGAGAATGATGGGAGCACCAAACCTTATAGCTGACAATGTGGAATATGGACTTAGTTACAGTGTCATTTCATATCTCAAAAAGTTGAGTCAGCAG gCCAAAATAGAGTCCGATAGAGTCATTGGCTCTGTAGGCAAAAAGGTAGCGCAAGAGACTGGAATTAAGGTCAGAAGCAGATCACACAACCTGTCTATGGCACATAGGAACGATTTTCAACATCTGCTACAGGGGATTACTGGGGAAATTCCTCATAGACCTCTAGACCTCAATATGAAGGAGTATGCTGGGTTCCAAATAGCTTTGCTGAATAAG GATTTGAAACCTCAGACATTTAGAAATGCTTATGACATACCCAGAAGAAATCTTTTGGATCAGTTAACACGAATGAGATCTAATTTACTGAAGAGTACTCGCAAGTTCCTCAAAGGACAAGATGAAG ATCAAGTTCACAGTGTACCTATAGCACAAATGGGAAACTACCAGGAGTATCTAAAACAAATACCTTCTCCACTCCGAGAACTTGATCCTGATCAACCACGAAGGCTTCATACATTTGGTAATCCATTCAAATTGGACAAAAAG gGAATGATGATAGATGAAGCAGATGAATTTGTATCAGGACCTCAAAATAAGCATAAAAGACCTGGAGAACCAAATATGCAAGGGATTCCAAAAAGGCGACGTTGTATGTCCCCCCTGCTCAGAGGGCGACCACAAACTCCTCCAGTTGTCAATAACCACATTGGAGGAAAAGGGCCACCAACACCAATTGCACAAGCACAGCCTGACCTTGTTAAACCCATCGCTGTTCACAAAG catcAGAAACAAATAATGAAGTTGGAGTCAATGATGTGGTTGAGAATCACGTTACAGACCCCCTTTCATCAGATGTTTTCCCAAATGCTGTGGATTCAGAGTTTTCGCTGTCCTCTTCACCATTCAATTCACTGGATCGACCGACAGCTCATACAGAGGATGTAGGCCATGAACATTTAGGGAATAATTTGAATGTTGATGGGTTTTTGGAGAATCACGAGGAATCAGGTAGTAAAGAGCAAAGTACAGAAGGAAACTTGACAATGTCTTCACctagcaaagggaaaaaaccagtGCACTGCAGAAGTTCCAGAGAGATTAATATAGAGCTAAGAGCACAAATTATGAAAGAGATCCGAAAACCAGGAAGGA AATATGAAAGAATCTTCTTTTTACTGAAGCATGTACAAGGAAGCTTACAAACCCGACTGATATTTTTACAGAATGTTATAAAAGAAGCTTCAAG GTTTAAAAAACGAATGCTGATAGAACAGCTTGAGAGTTTTCTGGAGGAAATCCATCGCAGATCCAATCAGGTCAACCATATCAACAGCAGCTAA
- the SERPINE3 gene encoding serpin E3 isoform X2, with translation MEPSIRCERAPEHGTVLAGGDCSQLVFMLPIFFSTFILSACCVTKGNSISYDELKELKTEFAISLYRHISEAENRTNLVVSPASVAVSLELLQFGAQGNTFTELQDALGYSIHDESVQDFMHTVDEAVTDSSQGTVVQLGCSLFVDAGVQLSPDFAERAARWANSSLLQTNLTDPNTTHRQEWITTDPADGDVRGMTLESTGSSLSQVTLVSTLYFRSMWQKKFSLMDSQMLPFTTPEGSTLKVPTMHHTAEVNYGQFQTAALEAFSMVELPYLGEELSMFLLLPSHKRTPLSQIESHLSAKTITLWANSLKRTKMDIFLPRFSIQSLFDLKTVLSALGIRDAFDPITANFKGISEQDSLYISEAIHKAEIEVTEDGTKASGATAIVLLKRSRAPIFKADRPFTFFLRQANTGSVVFIGRVTNPS, from the exons GTATTAGCTGGTGGAGACTGTTCCCAACTCGTCTTCATGCTGCCCATTTTCTTCTCTACATTTATCCTGTCTGCTTGCTGCGTAACCAAAGGGAACTCCATCTCCTATGATGAGCTGAAAGAGCTGAAGACTGAATTTGCCATCAGTCTCTACAGGCACATCTCTGAAGCAGAGAACAGGACCAATCTGGTAGTCTCTCCAGCAAGTGTGGCTGTTTctttggagctgctgcagtttggAGCTCAAGGAAATACTTTTACAGAGCTGCAAGATGCCCTAGGATACAGCATTCATG ATGAAAGCGTGCAGGATTTCATGCACACGGTGGATGAGGCAGTGACTGACTCCAGCCAAGGGACAGTGGTCCAGCTGGGATGTTCCCTCTTTGTGGACGCGGGTGTGCAGCTCTCACCCGACTTTGCTGAGCGCGCCGCACGCTGGGCCAACAGCAGCCTGCTGCAAACCAACCTCACTGACCCCAACACCACCCACAGACAGGAATGGATCACCACTGACCCTGCAG ATGGGGATGTGCGTGGGATGACACTGGAGAGCACTGGCTCATCTCTCAGCCAGGTCACCCTGGTGAGCACCCTGTACTTCAGAAGCATGTGGCAAAAAAAGTTTTCCCTCATGGATTCCCAGATGTTGCCTTTTACCACGCCAGAGGGCTCGACCCTGAAAGTGCCTACCATGCACCACACAGCTGAAGTCAACTACG GCCAGTTCCAGACTGCAGCTCTGGAGGCTTTCAGCATGGTCGAGTTACCCTACCTGGGGGAGGAACTCAGCATGTTCCTACTGCTTCCCAGCCACAAAAGAACACCTTTGTCCCAGATTGAGTCTCACCTTTCTGCCAAAACCATAACCCTCTGGGCCAACAGCTTGAAGAGAACAAAGATGGACATTTTTCTGCCTAG GTTCAGTATTCAAAGCCTTTTTGACCTGAAGACAGTTCTTTCTGCGTTGGGAATTAGAGATGCATTTGATCCCATCACTGCTAATTTTAAAGGCATTTCAG AGCAAGATAGTCTTTATATTTCAGAAGCTATTCACAAAGCAGAGATTGAAGTAACAGAAGATGGTACAAAGGCATCAGGAGCTACAG CAATTGTCTTACTAAAAAGATCTCGAGCACCTATTTTCAAAGCAGATCGACCTTTCACATTTTTCCTGAGACAAGCTAATACAG GTTCAGTAGTTTTTATAGGAAGAGTTACAAATCCTTCATAA
- the SERPINE3 gene encoding serpin E3 isoform X1 produces MEPSIRCERAPEHGTVLAGGDCSQLVFMLPIFFSTFILSACCVTKGNSISYDELKELKTEFAISLYRHISEAENRTNLVVSPASVAVSLELLQFGAQGNTFTELQDALGYSIHDESVQDFMHTVDEAVTDSSQGTVVQLGCSLFVDAGVQLSPDFAERAARWANSSLLQTNLTDPNTTHRQEWITTDPADGDVRGMTLESTGSSLSQVTLVSTLYFRSMWQKKFSLMDSQMLPFTTPEGSTLKVPTMHHTAEVNYGQFQTAALEAFSMVELPYLGEELSMFLLLPSHKRTPLSQIESHLSAKTITLWANSLKRTKMDIFLPRFSIQSLFDLKTVLSALGIRDAFDPITANFKGISEQDSLYISEAIHKAEIEVTEDGTKASGATAIVLLKRSRAPIFKADRPFTFFLRQANTGMYALPFRSRIPHK; encoded by the exons GTATTAGCTGGTGGAGACTGTTCCCAACTCGTCTTCATGCTGCCCATTTTCTTCTCTACATTTATCCTGTCTGCTTGCTGCGTAACCAAAGGGAACTCCATCTCCTATGATGAGCTGAAAGAGCTGAAGACTGAATTTGCCATCAGTCTCTACAGGCACATCTCTGAAGCAGAGAACAGGACCAATCTGGTAGTCTCTCCAGCAAGTGTGGCTGTTTctttggagctgctgcagtttggAGCTCAAGGAAATACTTTTACAGAGCTGCAAGATGCCCTAGGATACAGCATTCATG ATGAAAGCGTGCAGGATTTCATGCACACGGTGGATGAGGCAGTGACTGACTCCAGCCAAGGGACAGTGGTCCAGCTGGGATGTTCCCTCTTTGTGGACGCGGGTGTGCAGCTCTCACCCGACTTTGCTGAGCGCGCCGCACGCTGGGCCAACAGCAGCCTGCTGCAAACCAACCTCACTGACCCCAACACCACCCACAGACAGGAATGGATCACCACTGACCCTGCAG ATGGGGATGTGCGTGGGATGACACTGGAGAGCACTGGCTCATCTCTCAGCCAGGTCACCCTGGTGAGCACCCTGTACTTCAGAAGCATGTGGCAAAAAAAGTTTTCCCTCATGGATTCCCAGATGTTGCCTTTTACCACGCCAGAGGGCTCGACCCTGAAAGTGCCTACCATGCACCACACAGCTGAAGTCAACTACG GCCAGTTCCAGACTGCAGCTCTGGAGGCTTTCAGCATGGTCGAGTTACCCTACCTGGGGGAGGAACTCAGCATGTTCCTACTGCTTCCCAGCCACAAAAGAACACCTTTGTCCCAGATTGAGTCTCACCTTTCTGCCAAAACCATAACCCTCTGGGCCAACAGCTTGAAGAGAACAAAGATGGACATTTTTCTGCCTAG GTTCAGTATTCAAAGCCTTTTTGACCTGAAGACAGTTCTTTCTGCGTTGGGAATTAGAGATGCATTTGATCCCATCACTGCTAATTTTAAAGGCATTTCAG AGCAAGATAGTCTTTATATTTCAGAAGCTATTCACAAAGCAGAGATTGAAGTAACAGAAGATGGTACAAAGGCATCAGGAGCTACAG CAATTGTCTTACTAAAAAGATCTCGAGCACCTATTTTCAAAGCAGATCGACCTTTCACATTTTTCCTGAGACAAGCTAATACAGGTATGTAtgctctgcctttcaggagCAGAATCCCTCACAAGTAG